The proteins below come from a single Rosa rugosa chromosome 2, drRosRugo1.1, whole genome shotgun sequence genomic window:
- the LOC133728939 gene encoding transcription termination factor MTEF18, mitochondrial produces MLMIRIHKRVSKMIAQLNNLVLYAKPVVHERTTCMQNPSFVCIDFRRFSSSRLTHHPKASLPDSTQVVTTSPFANRVSRTARNEGQEALFDYLHCTRSFGFTDAEHISKNSPKFLENLLSKIDSENEVARTLSRFLRYNPINEFEPFFESLGLSPSELPLFLPRHLMYLSDDPVMFENFQALCDYGIPRSNIGRMYKEAREIFGYDYGVLASKLQAYEYLGLSKGTVVKLVSCCPLLLIGGVNNEFVKFLEKLKCLGLGMDWIGGYASDNSTYNWNRMLDTMDFLDHVGYTKEQMCSLFQRNPALLLEGSGKNVYVLFGRLLKLGLEMNEVYSLFMQYPQVLSVKCTRYLLQAIDYLIDVGMATDEIADVVANDMEFLSSSRLKRPNTVCRELKVGRDGLLQIIREDPSKVLRLASKSKASTSKQVVSRVPCNHLEKTSFLLRLGYAENSEEMMKALKKFRGRGDQLQERFDCLVEAGLDCNVVMNIIKQAPMVLNQSKEVIVKKISCLTNCLGYPLESLEAFPAYLCYDMDRINLRFSMYMWLREKRAAKPMLSLSTLLACSDARFARYYVDIHPEGPAMWESLKNQKKLSAK; encoded by the coding sequence ATGTTAATGATTAGAATCCACAAAAGGGTATCGAAAATGATTGCTCAGCTCAACAATCTAGTCCTCTATGCAAAACCTGTTGTTCATGAAAGAACCACTTGTATGCAAAACCCATCTTTCGTTTGCATTGATTTTCGACGCTTTTCGAGTTCTAGGCTTACCCATCATCCAAAGGCCTCTCTTCCTGATTCAACTCAAGTGGTCACCACTTCTCCTTTTGCTAACCGGGTTTCTAGAACTGCTAGAAATGAGGGTCAGGAGGCCCTTTTCGATTACCTGCATTGTACTCGAAGCTTCGGCTTCACTGATGCAGAGCATATTAGCAAGAACTCCCCAAAGTTTCTTGAAAATTTGCTCTCCAAGATTGATAGTGAGAACGAGGTTGCGAGGACTTTGAGCAGGTTCCTTCGCTACAATCCGATTAATGAGTTTGAACCCTTCTTTGAGAGCTTGGGTTTGAGCCCATCTGAGCTCCCATTGTTTCTACCAAGACACTTGATGTATCTGAGTGATGATCCTGTTATGTTTGAGAACTTTCAAGCTTTATGTGACTATGGAATACCCCGGAGTAACATTGGTAGGATGTATAAGGAGGCAAGAGAGATATTTGGATATGACTATGGAGTGTTGGCTTCAAAGCTTCAAGCTTATGAGTATTTGGGGTTAAGCAAAGGCACAGTTGTTAAGCTTGTTAGTTGTTGCCCGTTGCTTTTGATAGGTGGTGTTAACAATGAATTCGTGAAGTTTCTTGAAAAACTGAAGTGTTTAGGCCTTGGAATGGATTGGATTGGTGGGTATGCATCAGATAACAGCACGTATAACTGGAACAGAATGCTTGATACAATGGATTTTCTTGATCATGTTGGTTATACGAAGGAGCAGATGTGTAGTTTGTTTCAAAGAAATCCTGCATTACTGTTAGAAGGTTCTGGGAAGAATGTCTATGTGTTGTTTGGCCGTTTACTCAAATTGGGTCTCGAGATGAATGAGGTTTATTCGTTGTTTATGCAATATCCACAGGTCTTGTCAGTTAAGTGCACAAGATATCTTTTGCAGGCAATAGATTATTTGATTGACGTAGGAATGGCTACGGATGAGATTGCAGATGTTGTAGCCAATGACATGGAATTTCTGAGTTCGTCTCGTCTGAAAAGACCCAATACTGTATGTAGAGAATTAAAGGTTGGGAGAGATGGCCTGCTGCAAATTATTAGAGAAGACCCAAGCAAGGTGTTGAGATTGGCTTCAAAATCTAAAGCTTCAACTAGTAAGCAAGTAGTATCTCGAGTTCCTTGTAATCACCTCGAGAAAACATCATTCTTGTTGAGATTGGGTTATGCCGAAAACTCAGAGGAGATGATGAAAGCTTTAAAGAAGTTTAGAGGTAGAGGCGACCAGTTACAGGAGAGGTTCGATTGTCTGGTAGAAGCTGGCTTAGACTGCAATGTTGTGATGAACATTATCAAACAAGCACCAATGGTTCTTAACCAGAGTAAAGAAGTGATTGTGAAGAAGATAAGTTGCCTAACAAACTGTTTAGGTTATCCACTGGAATCATTGGAGGCATTCCCAGCATATTTATGTTATGACATGGACAGGATTAATCTTAGATTCTCAATGTATATGTGGCTTAGGGAGAAACGTGCAGCAAAGCCTATGTTGTCTTTGAGTACTCTTCTGGCATGCTCAGATGCACGATTTGCAAGATACTATGTAGACATCCATCCTGAAGGTCCAGCCATGTGGGAAAGTTTAAAGAACCAAAAAAAGCTAAGCGCCAAGTAG
- the LOC133734211 gene encoding uncharacterized protein LOC133734211 — MRWFTKRFLHPDIVDQYSRILLQDEDLGVDNFNPQRYVSIVRKEGLEISQPALDFSKTEVNYMEKLLKEEGIQKKLSKDILQYKAHIIKIFAEHRYNWISANLEF, encoded by the exons ATGAG GTGGTTCACAAAGCGTTTCTTACATCCTGATATAGTTGATCAATATAGTCGCATTCTTCTACAGGATGAGGACCTTGGAGTTGACAATTTCAATCCTCAACG GTATGTGTCCATTGTTCGAAAGGAAGGGCTTGAAATATCACAACCGGCACTTGATTTTTCCAAGACAGAGGTGAACTACATGGAGAAACTTTTAAAAGAGGAGGGGATTCAGAAGAAACTCAGCAAGGATATTTTGCAATATAAAGCTCATATAATCAAGATATTTGCGGAACATAGGTACAATTGGATCTCTGCAAATTTAGAGTTTTAG
- the LOC133728941 gene encoding BTB/POZ domain and ankyrin repeat-containing protein NPR1-like, which translates to MANSAEPSSSLSFTSPSHISNGSISHNLSSFEAVPSLEVISLTKLSLSLDQLLGDSGCDYSDAEIIVEGESVGVHRCILASRSKFFCKLFKQEKGSSEKEGKPSKPKYSMKDLLPYGDVGYEAFSVFLSYVYTGKLKPSPVEVSTCVHNVCAHDSCRPAINFAVELMYASSIFQMLDLVSIFERRLLNFVGKALTEDVIPILLVAFHCQLSELLTHSIERVARSDLDSICIDKELPYEVVEKINLLRRDSQHDGGLNTPPVDPLREKRIRRIHKALDSDDVELVKLLLSESNITLDEAHALHYAAAYCDPKIVTEVLALGLADVNLRNSRGYTVLHIAVMRKEPSIIVLLLSKGARASELTSDGQSAVSICRRLTRPKDYHSKTGQGQETNKDRICIDVLEREMRRNPMAGDASMSSQTMADDLHMKLLYLENRVAFARLFFPSEAKLAMVVAQSETTSELPSKGSSGNLMEVDLNETPTVQKKRLHSRLESLMKTVNMGRCYFPHCSEVLDKFMEDDLPDLFFLETGTPDEQKIKRMRFMELKDEVHKAFSKDKAELNLSGLTSSSSTSSPKKVGANHKTRK; encoded by the exons ATGGCCAATTCAGCTGAGCCATCATCTTCTTTGAGCTTCACTTCACCTTCCCATATATCAAATGGTTCAATCAGCCACAACTTATCTTCCTTTGAAGCCGTGCCTAGTCTTGAAGTCATCAGTTTGACCAAGCTCAGCCTTAGTTTGGACCAGCTCTTGGGTGATTCTGGCTGTGATTATAGTGATGCTGAAATCATAGTTGAGGGAGAATCTGTTGGTGTTCACCGATGTATATTAGCTTCTAGGAGTAAGTTTTTTTGCAAACTATTCAAGCAAGAAAAGGGGTCTTCTGAGAAGGAGGGCAAACCGAGCAAACCAAAGTATAGTATGAAGGATTTGCTACCTTATGGTGACGTTGGATATGAAGCATtttcggttttcttgagctacGTGTATACTGGAAAGCTGAAGCCTTCTCCCGTGGAGGTGTCAACTTGCGTGCACAATGTATGCGCCCATGACTCATGTAGACCTGCAATCAATTTTGCTGTGGAATTGATGTATGCCTCTTCCATTTTCCAAATGCTGGATCTGGTTTCAATATTCGAG CGACGCCTTCTTAATTTTGTTGGGAAAGCTCTGACAGAAGATGTTATCCCAATCCTTTTGGTTGCTTTCCACTGTCAGTTGAGCGAGCTTCTCACTCATTCTATAGAGAGAGTGGCACGATCAGATCTTGATAGCATCTGTATTGACAAGGAACTTCCGTATGAGGTTGTAGAGAAAATTAATTTGCTTCGTCGTGATTCTCAACATGATGGTGGACTGAACACACCACCTGTGGACCCCTTGCGTGAAAAAAGAATCAGGCGAATACATAAGGCATTGGACTCAGATGATGTTGAACTTGTGAAACTTCTTTTATCTGAGTCGAATATAACCTTAGATGAAGCCCATGCTCTCCACTATGCTGCAGCTTACTGTGATCCTAAGATTGTTACTGAAGTTCTTGCTTTGGGTCTGGCTGATGTTAACCTTCGGAATTCTCGGGGTTATACCGTGCTTCACATTGCTGTGATGCGCAAAGAGCCATCAATTATAGTATTGCTTCTTAGTAAAGGAGCTCGTGCATCAGAGCTGACATCAGATGGTCAGAGTGCGGTTAGTATTTGCCGGCGGTTGACAAGGCCAAAGGATTATCATTCAAAAACAGGGCAGGGGCAAGAAACGAACAAGGATCGAATTTGCATTGATGTTCTAGAGAGAGAAATGCGGAGGAATCCAATGGCGGGAGATGCATCTATGTCTTCCCAAACAATGGCTGATGATCTGCACATGAAATTGCTGTACCTGGAGAACAGAG TGGCTTTTGCCCGTTTGTTCTTCCCTAGTGAAGCCAAGCTAGCCATGGTCGTTGCTCAATCCGAGACAACGTCTGAGTTGCCATCAAAAGGCTCAAGTGGGAACTTGATGGAGGTTGATTTAAACGAGACCCCCACTGTGCAGAAGAAAAGACTCCATTCTAGGTTGGAATCCCTTATGAAAACAG TCAACATGGGTAGATGCTATTTCCCCCATTGCTCGGAAGTCCTGGATAAGTTTATGGAGGATGACCTACCTGATTTGTTTTTCCTTGAGACGGGCACCCCTGACGAGCAGAAAATAAAGAGGATGCGTTTCATGGAGCTCAAGGACGAAGTCCATAAGGCATTTAGCAAGGACAAAGCCGAGCTCAACCTCTCTGGGTTGACTTCCTCATCATCCACCTCGTCTCCAAAAAAAGTTGGTGCAAATCACAAGACTAGGAAATAG